In Candidatus Binataceae bacterium, one genomic interval encodes:
- a CDS encoding glycosyltransferase family 4 protein yields the protein MRLLFLNPNGSIGGAERSLLEMLGALRRAQPELTIGLLVTDEGPLVEQARALGIEATPLPLAARLAGIGDWNAGPSEVLGKLLKLVGALPALLAYRPRLQEAIGKWQPDLVHANGFKAHLLAAIATPVQVPLIWHLHDYPGRRRLMARLLKLWGARCSLLIANSRSVARDAGRVLGPRVKSVVVHNGVDLNRFSPCGPVLDLDNLAGLPPGNDVRIGLIATLARWKGHEVFLRALAALPNSLAVRGYVIGGPIYHTTGSQTDLARLRALAAQLGLQGRVGFTGHVDDPAAALRALDIVVHASTDPEPFGMAIAEAMACGRALVVSAAGGAAEIISAGHDALIHRPGDAAGLATQLERLARDGALRQMLAQTSRASALRRFDSRRMAREMIQHYRELAGLPPATIADSAIRGTL from the coding sequence ATGCGGTTACTTTTTCTAAATCCCAACGGCTCCATTGGTGGGGCCGAGCGCAGCCTGCTGGAGATGCTGGGGGCTTTGCGCCGAGCGCAACCGGAGCTGACCATAGGCCTTTTGGTGACCGACGAGGGGCCGCTGGTGGAGCAGGCTCGCGCGCTCGGAATCGAAGCGACGCCATTACCGCTAGCCGCGCGCTTGGCCGGCATAGGGGATTGGAATGCAGGCCCCAGTGAAGTACTGGGCAAGCTGCTCAAGCTGGTAGGGGCACTGCCCGCGCTGTTGGCCTACCGGCCTCGGCTGCAAGAAGCGATCGGCAAATGGCAGCCCGATCTGGTGCATGCCAACGGCTTCAAGGCCCATCTGCTGGCGGCAATCGCTACCCCGGTGCAAGTTCCCTTAATCTGGCACCTGCACGACTACCCGGGGCGGCGGCGGCTGATGGCGCGGCTGCTCAAGCTCTGGGGTGCGCGATGCAGCTTACTGATCGCTAACTCACGCAGCGTGGCCCGCGACGCCGGCAGGGTGCTGGGTCCGCGGGTCAAGAGCGTGGTTGTCCATAACGGCGTGGATTTAAACCGCTTCTCTCCTTGCGGGCCTGTTTTGGACTTGGATAACCTGGCGGGCTTGCCGCCAGGCAACGACGTACGCATTGGTCTGATCGCTACTCTGGCGCGCTGGAAAGGGCATGAAGTCTTTTTGCGCGCGCTGGCCGCCCTCCCCAACTCATTGGCGGTACGCGGCTACGTCATCGGCGGGCCAATTTACCATACTACCGGTAGCCAAACCGACCTGGCCCGCCTGCGTGCCTTGGCCGCGCAATTAGGCTTGCAAGGACGTGTCGGCTTTACCGGCCACGTCGATGACCCGGCGGCGGCGCTGCGCGCGCTGGATATCGTGGTACACGCCAGCACCGACCCCGAGCCCTTCGGAATGGCAATCGCCGAGGCGATGGCGTGCGGACGCGCGCTAGTGGTCAGCGCCGCCGGCGGCGCGGCGGAAATAATCAGCGCGGGTCATGACGCGCTCATCCATCGGCCGGGAGACGCCGCCGGCTTGGCGACGCAATTGGAACGGCTGGCCCGTGACGGCGCTCTGCGCCAAATGCTGGCGCAGACTTCGCGTGCCAGCGCATTGCGACGCTTCGACAGTCGCCGAATGGCGCGCGAAATGATCCAGCATTATCGGGAGCTAGCCGGCCTGCCGCCCGCCACCATCGCCGATAGCGCTATCCGGGGGACCTTGTGA